ATGGTGCCCGACGTTGGTCATGATGGCCGTCATGAACGGACGATGGGCCTGCACCTGGGCCGCGGTCCACTTCAGCAGCGGCTCGACCATCAGTTCGTCCGACACGCCGAAGTAGGTCGGCCGCTCGGCGCCGGGGTAGGTGATGTCTTTTTCCGTGCTGATCTTGTCGAAGCCGAGCGAGCGGATCACCTCCTGGTCGCTCTGGAAATTGAGTTCGGTCGGCGTGAAGAAACTCGTTGCATACCCTTGGCCGTGCAGCAGCGCGGGCAAGCCGCGCAGCCGCGGAATCTTGGCGTTCAACGCGGCCCATTTCGCCGTGGCTCCGTTGGTCAACGGGTATAGACCGGCCTGGATCGCGACCCATGCGGCGGCCGTGCGCGGTATCACGGCGCTCATGTCGTCCGCGACCAGGCCGTTCGCCGCAAGCTGCTTCAGGAATGGGGTCGTATCGAGCGTAGGGTTGCCGAGCGTGGTCGATTCGTACCGCATCGATTCCATCATCACGATGACCACGTTCATGCGCCGTGTCCTGTCGGTCGCCGCGATCGTCATGCCGGCGCCGTGCCACGGAGGCTGGCGGGTGGCATCGAACGCCTGGTCGACCTTCGCGGCGGCTTCGTCGGCGGCTGCCGTCTTCGCGGTGTCGGCGAGCCCGAGCAACACCCCCTGGGTACTGGGCTCGACCGGTTCATACCCGACGGAGGGCAACGGAAGCAGGATGGCAAGCGAGCCAACCAACGCGACGCCCCAGCCCCAGTGCGATTTCCGTGTGGCGGCTGGCGCGGGCGCGGTGGCAAGCCGGCGATGGCGCCAGGCCCAGACGATGCCCAGCAGGATGCCGCCCGCGATCGCGATGACCCGAAAGGGCGTGGTTTCCGACGAAATGATCGGCAGCAGATCGTGCAGGTCGTGGAACCCGAACGCCAGGGCCCTCAGGCTCGCGGGCTGTCCGGTGCCGAGCTCGTAGGAAAGGTTGAGCCCGACCACCCCGCACAGCAGCGCCACCGCCGCCTGCAGCAATCGAACGGTCCACGAGAATGCGCGCCTGGGCACAAGTCGCAACAGCACGCCGAACAGCAGCGCCAGCATCGCGACCGAGACCGCGTCACGCCACACGCTCGCGATCAGATACCAGGAATGCTGGACCCCGTTGTTGACCCAGCGAAGGAGCTTCTCCAGCGGGTTGCGGTCCGGCGTCATCGCGGTTGCCAGCAACGCCATCGCGACGAAGATGACCACGGCGATCGGCAAAATGGCCCAGCGGCGTCGCGGGAAGACGAGCTTCTGGATCCCGAACGCGACCAGTGCAACCGCCACGAACCGAACCGGGCCGAATTCCCAGACTGCCTTCACGGTGGCTCTGAGTCCTTCGCCGCCGGGCCCGAGCCCGAGGCCGCTCACAGCGACGATGACCATCGACAGCTTGGCCAGGAACAGCCAGATCGCCAGCGGCACGAGCAGCAGCCACGCGCTCGCCCAGGGATCCTGGCCGACAGCGGGTCTTTCGCCGGTTCCGGTCGCAATCATCAACTCCTCCCACGCTACTCACAAGCGGTACGTGCAGGCATTGTGACACCGGCGCGGCCCGTTCGAAACGGGACCGGGGCGCATTCCGTGCGTTTGACCGGCATCTCGGCTGGGATGAGCCTGGCATGACGTCAGCGGCAGACCGCGACGGCGTCGGGCTGCGCGTGCCCGACCGCTCAACCGAAGTCGTTCTGCCGCCAGGCCTCGAACACGGTCACCGCGACCGCATTCGACAGGTTCAGGCTGCGCTGGCCGGCGCGCATCGGCAGCCGCAGCAACCGATCGGGCGCGAACGATGCCCGCAGTTCGGGCGCGAGCCCGCGCGTTTCGGCGCCGAACACCAGCCAGTCGCCGGGCGCGAACCGGGCGCCGTACAGGCTGCGGCTGCCGTGCGTGCTGAGCGCGAACATCCGCACCTGCTGCGGTGCCTGCGCGCGCAGGAACGGCTCCCAGCCCGGATGGCGGCGCACCTGGGCGTACTCGTGGTAGTCGAGCCCGGCGCGCCGCAGCCGGCGGTCGTCCATCGCGAAGCCGAGCGGCTCGATCAGGTCCAGCGTGCAGCCGGTGTTGGCCGCGAGCCGGATCACGTTGCCGGTGTTCGGCGGGATTTCGGGCTCGACCAGGACGATGTGGAACATGCGTGAGTGCTTGAAAAATTCAGTTGGCCATGGCACCGAACGCCACCCACGGCGGATGAAACTCAATGAGACCGATGGCCGCGAAGCAGGCCGTGCGCGGGCACCCGCGGAACTGGCTGTGCCAGGCCGCAGGATGTGCCCCCTTTCAGGGGGCTGAGGTCTGCGGCTCCAGACCTGCCTGCGCAGGTCTGGACAGACCGAAGGGCCGCCGCCTCTGGCGGCGAGCACCGGGCGGAGCGACACGAAGTGCGCGCAGTCTGGGGGTGTTCCATCTCAGTGCTGCTCGTCAGTGCGTGCCACCACCAGCGCCACGACTTCCGCGGCGCCGGCCTGGCGCAGCACGCGAGCGGCCGCATGCAGCGACGCGCCGCTGGTCATCACGTCGTCGACGAGTGCGACGCGCCGTCCGTGCACGCTGCCTGAGCGCAGCGGGTCGAGCGCAAACGCGCCCTCGACATTGCGGCGCCGCTCGGCGCGGTGCAACTGCTGCTGCGGCCGGGTCTCGCGCACGCGCAGCAGCAGCGTGGCGTCGGTCTTGCTGGCACCGAGATGGCGTGCGAGCGCCAAAGCCTGGTTGAAGCCGCGTTCGCGCAGCCGCTGATGCGATAGCGGCATCGGCAGCAGCAGGTCGCTGCGCTCCAGCGTGGGCTCGACGCCCGGGGCGCTTCGCAGCAATTGCGCGAGAGGCGCGGCGAGGCCGGGGTTCGCATTGAACTTGAAGCTCGCGATGCAGTCCGGCCATGGGTATTCGTACGCGACCGCGGCGAGGCATGCGTCCAGCGGCGGCGGCGACTTCAGGCACGTGCCGCATTCGCGCTCCGGATCGGCGCCGGCGATCGGCAGCGCGCAGCGCCGGCAGCGCGGCACGGGCCGTGCGAAGCGCGCGATGCAGGCATCGCACAGCGGCTGCGCGGGCCAGGCGTGGCAGACCAGGCACCGGCTCGGCGCCATGCGGATTGACCGGGTCAGAAGGCGGCGCAGCATCGGGTCAATATACTCGCGACGCCGCGCTGCCCGCGTCGCACTTTGCTGCGTCATGCCGAACGAACACCCGCCCACCATCGATCCCACCGCGGCAGCGCGCTGGGCGCATGTGGCACCGGCGCTGTCGCCCTGGCTGCACGAGGAGGTCGCGCGGCGCATGGAGCAGCGCCTGGACGTGATCCGCGCGCAGCCGGCGCGCTGGGCGCATTGGGGCGCGGTGCGCGGTGGCCTCGGCGCACATGCGCTGCTCGCGCGCCGGTACCACGGTGCAGAGTGTTTTGTCGTCGAAGCCGATGACCGGTATGCGCAGGTAGCTATAAAATCGATAGCTAAACCGTGGTGGCATCCGACCGGATGGCGGGCCGGGGCGCTGCACTTCGAGGCGCCGCCCGAGGCCGGCGTGCAGATGGTGTGGGCGAACATGGCACTGCACGAAGCAGCGGCACCCGAGGTGCTGATCCGGCAATGGCATCGCGCGCTCGCGACCGACGGCTTCCTGATGTTCTCCTGCCTCGGTCCCGACACGCTGCGCGAACTGCGCGCGTTGTACGCGGCACTCGGCTGGCCGCCGCCGGGTCACGAATTCACCGACATGCACGATTGGGGCGACATGTTGCTGCAGACGGGGTTCGCCGAGCCGGTGATGGACATGGAGCGCATCCGGCTCACCTATGCGACGCCGGCGCGGCTGTTGCAGGACCTGCGTGAGCTCGGCCGCAACCTGCACCCGGCGCGCTTTGCCGCGCTGCGCGGGCGCGGCTGGCGCGAACGGCTCGAGCAGGCGCTGGCCGCGCAGCTCACGGATCCGGCGGACGAGGGGCGCCTCGCGCTGACGTTCGAAGTCGTCTACGGCCATGCGCTCAAACCCGCGCCGCGGATGCCGGTGCGGCCCGAAACCCAGGTGAAGATCGAATGGGTGCGCGACGCACTGCGGCATCCGAAGAATGCGGACAAATCCTAGTCGAGGTTTGCAAAGTCTTGTGGTCTACAATCGCTCACACTCGATTCCCAGAAGAATCACCGGCGCATGCGCGGCTCGGCTGCGGCGCGCCGCGGCAGACGGATGGAGACGGCGCTTGTCAAACTCGGTATTCCGCTTCGCGACGACCCAGGGCCAGAACGTCCAGTGGTTGCTGCGGCGCAATTGCTCGGTGTCCCCGAGGCAACTGGCGGCGGTCTATGTCTCGCTGTGCGTGGTGTCGATCGGCATCGGCGCGATCTGCTGGCTGAGGGGCGCGACGCTGGTGATGCCGTTTGCGGGGTTCGAACTGTTGGCGGTCGGCGCAGCGTTCTGGGCCTATGCCCGGCATGCGGCTGATCGCGAACGCATCTCGCTGGACGCTGCCGAACTCGTGGTCGAACTGGAGAACGCGGGGCGGCTGCAGCGGGCCGCGTTCGACCGGCATTGGGCGCGGATCGAGCCGACGGCGGGCGACGGTTCGTTGATCGAGGTGTCCGGCCAGGGCCGGGCGGTGCGGGTCGGACGCTATCTGCGGCCCGATCTGCGGCCCGCATTGGCACGCGAGATCAGGATGGCGTTGCGCGGCGCGTGACACGAGGTCGAGCGCGGCAGCGGCACGCGGCCTGGGATGGCGGAGCGAGTACGATTCTTTTTTTGAGGCAACGAAGAAGTCAACATGATCAACAACATCCAGGCCAGACTGGCATCGGCGCTGCGCTTCCCGCTCATTCTTCTGTGCGCATGGTTCAGCGTGTCCGCGTGGGCGGTGAACAGCCTGCCCGGCGGACCCGCGCTGCTGGAGCTCAATCTGCAGCCGCCCGTGACCGCGATTGCCCGAGACCAGG
This genomic interval from Burkholderiaceae bacterium contains the following:
- a CDS encoding Malonyl-[acyl-carrier protein] O-methyltransferase is translated as MPNEHPPTIDPTAAARWAHVAPALSPWLHEEVARRMEQRLDVIRAQPARWAHWGAVRGGLGAHALLARRYHGAECFVVEADDRYAQVAIKSIAKPWWHPTGWRAGALHFEAPPEAGVQMVWANMALHEAAAPEVLIRQWHRALATDGFLMFSCLGPDTLRELRALYAALGWPPPGHEFTDMHDWGDMLLQTGFAEPVMDMERIRLTYATPARLLQDLRELGRNLHPARFAALRGRGWRERLEQALAAQLTDPADEGRLALTFEVVYGHALKPAPRMPVRPETQVKIEWVRDALRHPKNADKS
- a CDS encoding tRNA (cytidine(34)-2'-O)-methyltransferase is translated as MFHIVLVEPEIPPNTGNVIRLAANTGCTLDLIEPLGFAMDDRRLRRAGLDYHEYAQVRRHPGWEPFLRAQAPQQVRMFALSTHGSRSLYGARFAPGDWLVFGAETRGLAPELRASFAPDRLLRLPMRAGQRSLNLSNAVAVTVFEAWRQNDFG
- a CDS encoding ComF family protein, coding for MAPSRCLVCHAWPAQPLCDACIARFARPVPRCRRCALPIAGADPERECGTCLKSPPPLDACLAAVAYEYPWPDCIASFKFNANPGLAAPLAQLLRSAPGVEPTLERSDLLLPMPLSHQRLRERGFNQALALARHLGASKTDATLLLRVRETRPQQQLHRAERRRNVEGAFALDPLRSGSVHGRRVALVDDVMTSGASLHAAARVLRQAGAAEVVALVVARTDEQH
- a CDS encoding Putative transmembrane protein; this encodes MSNSVFRFATTQGQNVQWLLRRNCSVSPRQLAAVYVSLCVVSIGIGAICWLRGATLVMPFAGFELLAVGAAFWAYARHAADRERISLDAAELVVELENAGRLQRAAFDRHWARIEPTAGDGSLIEVSGQGRAVRVGRYLRPDLRPALAREIRMALRGA